A segment of the Hemicordylus capensis ecotype Gifberg chromosome 6, rHemCap1.1.pri, whole genome shotgun sequence genome:
AAAAGCTGCCCTGCCACGGTATTTTTCTTCCCACAGAGTGATGGCAAAATAAGCAACAAAGTATGTTCATCCAAAAATAAAGAGATACTCATTACACAGATGATGATTATACAGGGAAGCTGATTTAACGCTACAGGCATGTTGCCACTCCCACTAAAGAGCTATCTTTAGAACTCAGTATAAAACgttccttaaaataaaataaaaagcccttactatcctctctaataaaagccttggtgtccgtccgtggacggacaccaaggcgtgtgttcgtgcctcccccagaacagagcaagggagacacgaccgccagcacccggcggccatcttggatGGCCAGAAGCAGCCGTCCTGAAAAAGCCGCGTATGTggcggtgggggaaactggccgagacGGTGGCGATGCTGccacctcggccagaggacgcggtgcggccgaggcctggctacgccgccgaagccgggcggggggaagaggcggcgggggaagccggccgaggtggtggcggagccgccgtcGAGGCCTGGCGGTGCCGCCAGAGCCAGGCGGGAGGagaatttggggcccttgcccggctggggagaccagccgcggcatggaggctgtcGGCGCCGGCGACAGTTGGTGCTTGTGGGGCTGGACGCAGAggcaagtcggggggggggggggaggtgctagcgcccgttatttcaacgggcctgaaaaTACTAGTCATATCATGTTACGATATGTTGtaatttatttgttgtaaactgccaagagacataagttttgggtggtataaaaatatgttaaacaaacaaacaaatgtgattTGTGAAGCAAAGCTTATAATCAGGTCCGGTAGGATTCTCTATACACAGTCTTAAGAAACTGGCAAAGCTTTGAATGTTGAAGGGTTTCCCATTCTTGATTCATgtgttgcaggaagaaaagctatGCAACTCCTAAATATCTATGTTTTATATGATCAGCAGAATCAAGTAGTAAATTATTTCCAAAATGCTTCATTTCATGCTACAAGGTAATGCAcagatttgtttcatttttgaaTATTGTGACAAAGATGTAACATACTGCATGTAGGAAGTTATACTAGGGATAATGTTTTTCTCTCAGCTTTCTAACATGTTAGTTCATTTCATGCAAGAATTTTCTTTTTAGTGGCAGAATATTTGAACATGTACCCCACCACCTGCCACTTGAAATGGTATAGTCTAGAATGAGCAGTCAGGAGCACATTATTTCAGTGCTCCAGAGTCTGCAATGGTTTCATAGAACCTTCTAGGTACAATTCAAGGCCCAGGTCATCCCTTAAAAACTCCTGAGAAGGTTTGAAATTCTTCTTTTCCCCTGGAAACATGCCTGGGAGAAGCAATTCACCAAAATCCTCTGGAATATGATTCTTGCCTCTGCAAACAATGATGTGCTTATGGCAAATGCACTTGCAGGGCAAAATGTCACTAGACCATGAAAACACTTTGTTTATAAGGCCATCCAGGTGCCAAGTTTAAATATCAAAGGTGCACAGGTTGCATTATAGGTGGTTGCTCTGCTTTTATCAAGTCCCTTCTCCAAAGGGTCACCACAGTCCAAACCTGggcatgttaaagaaggcatgTTAGTCTTTCACTTGGATGCTGGCCAGATTTAAGTAAGACGTTCTTATCCATACCAAGTCTGGTAGAAGATATAACATACACTTGTATAAACAAACACAGGAAATGAAGGAAATTACCAGGTGACAAAAACAGCTCACCTATGGATATAGCTCACCTGCTATAGCATTTAGTGATCAACAACACTCAACAATCCTCTCTCGTGCCACCTCTTTTACAAAACTAATTCACAGTTCTGCAACAAACTTATGTTTTCCACCTGTGATATGGAGACTGCATCAGGATATTATTAAAATGTATACAAATATATCATTAATTCCGGATGCAGAATTTTGATGTATTTGGTGCAAACAGTATAGGAACTGCTGTGTACGACTGCTACATTTCAACCCTTATGTTGTAAGTACAACTCAATTTTTTGCTGCTGCCAGGACAATTTCCTAAGACTCTAAAGTTGGGGACAATTTTACCTTGTTTATACCTGTACCTATGGTAATCCTTAATGTTTCCAATCTGGCTTCCAGGAATGATCTCTAGTGGGTTTGCATCTTTGTTAGTGATCAGCCTCCAACCCATGACATCTACTCTGGGGTCAGGCGTTACAACTACAGCCTTGCCAGCACATTGGTGGAGCTTGTGGGACTCCTCTTCAGATGGTTCCTTTGGAATGACAGCCCACAAAGAGAGGTCAAGGCAAGGGGTGATGTTTACTTTCCTCCGGATCTTATATAGTTTCAAATGCTTCTGAAGCGAGTCCAAGACTGTGGCATCACATTCCAAAAGGATGTGAGGCTCTTCTTGCCGACTTTCATGAATCCTGAAAAAGATCCAAGATCAAAATAAAATAGAGGGGATTGTTGATATGAATTCTTTCCCATTAATCTAGCCCCTTCCTGTATTGCATGGTCTCAgtctaatgttttactttcttagTCCTCCATTCAGCTAGATTTTAGACGTCCCAGTTTATTTCCACAAATACAgcaaattgcttttaaaagttacaaaccAGAAGTTTTCACTGACTGACTTGAAATCAATGTTATAACATGTATGGCTGGAAATTATGCTATACTTCAAAGATTGCACTGTATTTATTTAACTAATAACAGAGGAATCATTCAAAAATGATACACTTGGACCAGGCCTCCTGTTGAATGGTGTTAGTCTAGAAGTCTTTGAAGTTTGGAATCCTTCTCCAAGTTTCCATTCACATCAGTGGCACTTTGCAGCCCTGACTTCAAGTCAACCTAGGATCATCATGAGCTGTGAAGAGTTTATTGTTTGAGCAACAGTGACTGAAATCCAGTGGAGGCTCCCCCATTTATTGATTTTTGGATCTACATTTCATCGGCTTCTAGGAACTTCAGTTCTTCTTACTATATCAGTATTTGAAAAGATCATAAGTGTTTATCTACAACTTTTACATGCATTTGCACTATAAAATGTTTCGGCTTGCATCACAAAATAAAAGGTTAAAATCCTGCCACTCCTGTAATCTTGTGCTTGACCCAATGATgggagttatttttatttatttatacatactgCCCAATCCAACCaactcaaggcagttcacaaccaaaaattatttaacataagataccttttttttaaaaaaaaagtagtcCAATGGTTGCTTTGCAGCAAGTTCCAATGAAAAAGCTATAGTCCAATGTAGAGCACATGCTTCAAGTTATACAGAACTCCTgggctcataggaagctgccttctatcaagtcagaccattggtcaatatttagctcagtactgtctactgttagctcagtactgtttacccagactgacagcagcttctccaaggttgcaggcaggagtctctctcagccctaccttggaaatgccagagagggaacttacacaggaacataggaagctgccatatactgagtcagaccacaggtccatctagctcagtattgtctacacagactggcagcggcttgtccaaggttgcaagaatctctctcagccctatcttggagagccagggaggaaacttggaacctagatgctcttcccagagcggactcatcccctgaggggaatatcttacagtgctcacatatcaagaccctgcttagctaaggggaccagtcatacttgctaccacaagaccagctctcctctccatgaaacttggaaccttcgcatgcagatgctcttccagagtggccccatctcctaagggtgttcttacaatgctcacatatagTTTAGTTCATTACGGTCTTTgattcagtgactgttgctagtgtctatcttatgtttcttttttagattgtgagccctttggggacagggatccatcttatttattatttctctgtgtaaaccaccctgagccatttttggaagggcggtatagaaatcgaattaataataataataataataataataataataataataatatccaaaagaccttgaagggcacctcaacaccataggggccacagaaatcaccatcagccaattacaaaaagcagctttactgggaacagcctatattctgcgatgatatttataacaacagcaacaacattgacaataaaattctggcatcccaagtccttgggaaggactcgatgtctggttaaaacaaaccagtcaataacacctgtctgactgtgtaaaataataataatatttagcagggggagagtaactggccctatccacccccagcacaggacctccagtgactgttgctggtgtctatcttgtgtgtttttttagaatgtgagccctttggggacagggagccatcttatttatttattgtttctctgtgtaaaccactctgagccatttttggaagggcggtatagaaattattattattattattattattattattattatttaaaaataaactattcAAGCTATTTCATAAGTGTAAGACAAAATAAGATGAAACAACTTAAATAACCTAGATCACAGCTATACAAAATCTGGCTGCTTGCTGCAAAACATAAGTGTGATTATCAGAAAGAAGTAAATGCATGTAAAACTCAAAATTACCTAAAAACCAAGAGGAGTAATCTATCTAAAAACATAAATCATGATAAAAagaacaatacaaaagcacatggccaacAGTCTCAACATCCCTACTCCCACAAAGGTACATTTTATCCCAATAGGGGACTCTCCTGAACCTATCCTCCAGTACCACACATCCATCCAAGCCAATGTCAGGGATCTTCTATGTGTGGGGTATGTCAAATTATAcagatactagtatttttaagcccgttaaaataacgggcgctagttgggttcatggagggaggcagcggcggccgccacaAAGAAGCCCCTTGAGGACtgcccccggaggaggaggagcggggcagGTGCGCGCAGTGCCACTTCCCCGGGGACGGCGGCGATGGCCAGgcgcccagagcagcagcagcaaccacggctcgccctgctgagctgctgcctgcgcctccctccctgggctgggcatgaggaggagctgcagctgctactgctgccaggGGTGGGCGGGCAGAGGTCTTCTCCTCCGGGAGCTgccggtccccgcttctgcctGCCGGCGCTTGGCAGGCTGCCGGGGGCTCTTCCCGGGGGGACGACGCCGCCATCCTGGGAACCACCCGAGGGCCGGCTGctgctgagcaggaggaggaggaggcagcggctcTGCGCAAGACCCCCCTGCCCGTCCGGCTGCCGCTGCCGCTCCCCTGGAGCCGCCCCCCGCCAACATGGCTTTGCAGCCTCCAGCCAGCCGGACCGCCCAAGGGACAGTCGCCGCCCCTGTTCTTTTCGGCGGGCGAGCCAGACCCGCCCCCGCCACCTCTCCTatccctgcggccgggctggacccgccgccgcctctgccctcccagtggccgcctctggcctttccgcggccgggcgaacaactggccaacatggccgcctggtgccagcggccgtgtctccctcagccgttctgggcatgcacagagtgcatgcccagaacggccgagggagacacgggcgcagacaccagaagacacgggcgcacacccagggactttattatagaggatttagCTGATTTTTGTGAAGGCTTAACAGCTCCAAACCTTGCGTAGCTTGATGCCCGCTTAGATCTAtctagtgctcacatatagtctcccattcaaattcaaaccggggcAGActcttggcaaaggggacaattgctgcttgctaccacaagaccagttctcctcagtCCCATGTGAAGTATCGGGGTAcccttgaccccaataggggaggtccgttcctgggcagatggagcccaataatcagctcAGAAGAGAGGACTTCAGAAAGAAACAGTTATATGTCATAGGTCATAACTCATAGTTAGTTCCCCTTTTGTCTGGAAATGGGTCTGGAAATAGGTCATAAATTAGCGTGCAAGCAGTAGGCCGGTCTGATCTTTATCTTGCCCCCCCTCAGCACTTTGCGGTTTCCATGCTAAATATGAATTCTGCTAACTGTGGGAAAACTACCTACCAGGGGTGAGAATTATTTCAGCATAAGCAAATTCtgattaaaaaccaaacaaaatggcAAAGCTTATGCCAAGCAACTGATTCCTAGTTCCAACTTATATAGCCCATACACCACATGCATCCGCAGCTAGACGATGAGAAGTCATCCGAGAATAGACAATATACAGCTAGATGGACAAGCAGCCTGACTCACTGTAAGGAAGCTCCAAGAAATGGTGCATGGATCGAGGCTGTCAAAAATGCATCTGTAGTTGACTAGATCATTCATtacgctgctgctgcagcctttgAAGAGAGTGAAGGAAgtgcccctctcctctccccaccccgaaTGCACTTTTCCATCCTCCCCCAATAGTTTTAAAAGGAGCTCACCTGTACAAAATGACGTCATAGAGACACCTCCCTTGGACGCTGAGAGCGTGCGCGTACTGTGCGCGAGAGGCGGCTGGATCCCCGCCCACTTCCATCAGCTGCGCCACATCATTGGTCAGCAAGCCTTGAAGAAATGTCTCCGCCTCTGTGCCTTGAAGGCGAAGTAGCGCGCGACTCAGCGGGAAGCAATTGGTGGCGGCGGTGGTTCCCGTTGTCCCTGCTTCTCTTTTTCCTCCCCAGCTCAGTCCTTTTCCCTTGCCGCCGAGGCCCAAGCTGCGGGGAAGACCCCGCAGCGCCGCGCTCGCCCTCACCAGCATGGCGGCCCGAGAAAGCATACCAAGGGGAACAGCACTGTTCTCCTCTCCGCCATCTTGTGTGTGGCTAATAGAACTGAGTACGCATGCTCGTGCGCCTCCTTTGTCTACTGGGCACAGCCTATTAGCGATCCTCTTTCATGTTGCGTAGGGGGCGGGGCGAGCTCGAGCTTCAAACTCTCATCTGATTCGCTTAGAAGCCTGCAACCTATTCTGGACTTTATCTATTTTAATACATC
Coding sequences within it:
- the IBA57 gene encoding putative transferase CAF17, mitochondrial — protein: MLSRAAMLVRASAALRGLPRSLGLGGKGKGLSWGGKREAGTTGTTAATNCFPLSRALLRLQGTEAETFLQGLLTNDVAQLMEVGGDPAASRAQYAHALSVQGRCLYDVILYRIHESRQEEPHILLECDATVLDSLQKHLKLYKIRRKVNITPCLDLSLWAVIPKEPSEEESHKLHQCAGKAVVVTPDPRVDVMGWRLITNKDANPLEIIPGSQIGNIKDYHRYRYKQGIPEGIKDLPSGIALPLESNLAFMNGISFTKGCYIGQELTARTHHMGVIRKRILPIQLSVPVPSESIPEGTEIITKSGKSAGKYRAGGDELGIALLRLANINEPLCLKISGDTHVNLTASIPKWWPKLASK